Proteins co-encoded in one Salvelinus sp. IW2-2015 unplaced genomic scaffold, ASM291031v2 Un_scaffold6572, whole genome shotgun sequence genomic window:
- the LOC112078953 gene encoding zinc finger protein 271-like: MGPTPYSCDQCGKGFTNSRKLVSHQRIHTGEKPYSCDQCGKSFTRSTNLVSHQRTHTGEQPYSCDQCGKSFTNSRNLLSHQRTHTGEKPYSCDQCGKSFTQSSNLVSHQRTHTGDQPYSCEQCGKSFSWIGHLKGHQRTHTGEKPYSCDQCGKSFTRSTNLVSHQRTHTGEQSYCCDQCGKSFAQSSSLVSHQRIHTGEQPYSCDQCGKSFTQSNNLVSHQRTHTGEKPYSCDQCGKSFTHSSNLKTHQRTHTGEKPYSCDQCGKSFTSLSNLVSHQRTHTGEKPYSCDQCGKSFTQSSNLVSHQRTHTGEQSYNCEQCGKNFSQGESLEEHQRTHTGEKPYSCDQCDKRYSHSSGLIKHQKIHAGDPMRN; encoded by the coding sequence ccttatagctgtgatcagtgtggcaaGGGTTTTACTAATTCAAGAAAGctggtatcacaccagagaatacacacaggagagaagccttatagctgtgatcagtgtgggaagagttttactcggTCAACCAACctggtatcacaccagagaacacacacaggagagcagccttatagctgtgatcagtgtggcaaGAGTTTTACTAATTCAAGAAACCTGctttcacaccagagaacacatacaggagagaagccatatagctgtgatcaatgtggcaagagttttactcagtcaagcAACCTGGTATcccaccagagaacacacacaggagatcaGCCATATAGCTGTGAGCAATGTGGAAAAAGCTTTTCTTGGATAGGACACCTTAAaggacaccagagaacacacacaggagagaaaccttatagctgtgatcagtgtgggaagagttttactcggTCAACCAACctggtatcacaccagagaacacacacaggagagcagtCATATTGCTGTGATCAATGTGGCAAGAGTTTTGCTCAGTCAAGTAGCctggtatcacaccagagaatacacacaggagagcagccatatagctgtgatcagtgtggcaagagttttactcagtcaaacaacctggtatcacaccagagaacacacacaggagagaagccttatagctgtgatcagtgtggcaaGAGTTTTACTCATTCAAGTAATCTGaaaacacaccagagaacacacacaggagagaagccttatagctgtgatcagtgtggcaaGAGTTTTACTTCATTAAGCAACctggtatcacaccagagaacacacacaggagagaagccttatagctgtgatcagtgtggcaagagttttactcagtcaagcaacctggtatcacaccagagaacacacacaggagagcagtCATATAACTGTGAGCAATGTGGGAAAAACTTTTCTCAGGGAGAAAGCCTTGAAgagcaccagagaacacacacaggagagaagccttatagctgtgatcaatgtgacaagagatactctCATTCAAGTGGTCTgattaaacatcagaaaatacatgcaGGAGATCCAATGCGTAATTAA